A window from Flavobacterium lindanitolerans encodes these proteins:
- a CDS encoding sugar transferase yields MFSFKKIHFEISERKLLLRLFDVLTVILALYIVGLLFKFDYFSISKANFYWTIVLGIYLNILGTVFEMYNLQTASNQYQIIKSILLTSSTTVLFFLLTPIFTPVLPSNRLQIIYFFLAITLALFAWRIFYQAFLASHRFLKRVVMVCDKNQLEELVASLEKVDPHYKILGFINTDSKGDTVSNHVGVANIEIADLNGFIRKNGVSEIVIASQKTDGITVDLYNRLLALLEQGFVIREYTQVYENITQRIPVQYVDRDFYRYFPFSRSNHNKLYLLLARLIEILISLVGIAIGLYLLPFIYVANFIGNKGPLFYVQERVGKNGKIFRIYKFRTMVKNAETDKAVFATQNDNRITFFGKFLRKSRIDEFPQFINVLKGDMAVIGPRPERPFFVEQIANQMPFYQTRHVIKPGLTGWAQVNYSYGDSIKDSLIKLQYDLYYIKHRSIFLDINITIKTISTILFYRGQ; encoded by the coding sequence ATGTTCTCATTTAAGAAAATACATTTTGAAATCTCGGAGCGCAAATTGCTTTTGCGGTTATTTGATGTATTGACGGTTATTTTGGCATTATACATAGTAGGACTGCTTTTCAAATTTGATTATTTCAGTATTTCCAAAGCTAATTTTTACTGGACGATTGTTTTAGGAATTTATCTGAATATTCTGGGAACCGTCTTTGAAATGTATAATCTGCAGACAGCCAGTAATCAGTATCAGATTATCAAAAGTATACTGCTCACTTCTTCCACGACAGTATTATTCTTTCTTCTGACACCTATTTTTACGCCAGTACTTCCATCCAACAGATTACAAATCATTTATTTTTTCCTGGCAATTACATTGGCCTTATTTGCATGGCGTATTTTTTATCAGGCATTTCTGGCTTCTCATCGTTTTTTGAAGCGGGTCGTTATGGTGTGCGACAAAAACCAGTTGGAAGAATTGGTAGCCTCGTTAGAAAAAGTAGACCCGCATTATAAAATACTGGGTTTCATCAATACAGATTCCAAAGGTGATACTGTGTCGAACCACGTTGGCGTGGCCAATATCGAAATTGCCGACCTGAATGGTTTTATAAGAAAAAATGGCGTGTCGGAAATCGTTATTGCCTCGCAAAAAACAGACGGTATAACGGTTGATTTATATAACCGTCTTTTGGCTCTTTTGGAGCAGGGATTTGTTATTCGTGAATATACGCAGGTTTATGAAAATATTACACAGCGTATTCCGGTTCAGTATGTAGACAGGGATTTTTACAGGTATTTTCCGTTTAGCCGAAGCAATCATAACAAACTTTACCTATTGCTGGCCCGACTTATTGAAATCCTGATTTCATTAGTTGGAATAGCTATTGGATTGTATCTGTTGCCGTTTATTTACGTCGCTAATTTTATCGGAAACAAAGGTCCGCTGTTTTATGTTCAGGAAAGAGTAGGGAAGAACGGAAAGATATTCCGTATTTATAAATTCAGGACAATGGTAAAAAATGCAGAGACGGATAAGGCTGTTTTTGCTACACAAAATGATAACAGGATTACCTTTTTCGGCAAATTTTTAAGGAAGTCAAGAATAGATGAATTTCCGCAGTTTATCAATGTGCTCAAAGGCGACATGGCAGTTATCGGGCCAAGACCGGAACGTCCGTTTTTTGTAGAGCAGATAGCCAACCAAATGCCGTTTTATCAAACCCGTCACGTCATCAAACCCGGACTAACAGGTTGGGCGCAGGTTAATTATTCCTATGGCGATTCCATCAAGGACAGCCTCATTAAACTGCAATATGACCTGTATTATATCAAACACAGAAGTATTTTTCTGGACATCAACATTACCATCAAAACTATCAGCACGATTCTGTTCTATCGTGGGCAATAG
- a CDS encoding O-antigen ligase family protein, translating to MQNKSRQITYIGLVLLHIAIGFAIYLFPLLSKVYGLLTLLIGVGIVMKTSNKHNEVLYISAYIAGSEVLLRMTGGNFLNEFSKYGVMLFMLMGIFYSSFSKNSIPYWIYLLLLVPGVVISTVTLDISTDVRKAITFNIVGPVCLGLCSIYAYRRKISFAELSNVLLAAVLPILSTACYLFIYSPDVKDVVTGTSSNFETSGGFGPNQVSTILGLGFFIFFSRMLLNSSNKRYLLINLFFALVLTFRAIVTFSRGGVITGLVMIVVLFGALYTMANLQTKMKLNVVVILTVLAGIGVWGYSSLQTSGLIEKRYANQDAAGREKEDRLGGREQIASTELQMFLENPILGIGVGKNKEYREEITGIRAASHNELTRMLAEHGTLGIFSILILFFTPLVLYVDNRHHFYLLSFFVFWFLTINHAAMRLVAPAFIYSLTLLKVYSIEKPAVHRE from the coding sequence ATGCAAAACAAAAGTAGACAGATTACCTATATCGGGCTTGTCTTATTGCATATTGCGATTGGCTTTGCAATATACTTGTTTCCGTTACTATCCAAGGTATACGGTTTGCTTACGTTGCTGATTGGTGTTGGCATTGTGATGAAGACTTCAAATAAGCACAATGAAGTATTATATATTTCGGCTTATATAGCCGGAAGCGAGGTTTTACTGCGAATGACAGGAGGAAATTTCCTGAATGAATTTTCCAAATATGGCGTAATGCTGTTTATGCTTATGGGAATTTTTTACAGTAGTTTTTCCAAAAATTCTATTCCGTATTGGATATACCTTTTGCTTTTGGTTCCCGGTGTGGTAATTTCTACCGTAACCCTGGATATCAGTACCGATGTAAGAAAGGCGATAACTTTTAATATTGTAGGCCCGGTTTGTCTGGGTCTCTGTTCGATTTATGCCTACAGGCGCAAAATTTCGTTTGCCGAACTTTCGAATGTTTTGCTGGCTGCGGTTTTGCCCATCTTGTCTACGGCCTGTTACCTGTTTATTTATTCTCCGGATGTTAAGGATGTAGTGACCGGTACATCCTCCAACTTTGAAACTTCCGGAGGTTTTGGACCTAATCAGGTTTCTACTATTCTCGGACTTGGGTTTTTTATCTTTTTTTCGAGGATGCTCCTCAATTCTTCCAACAAGAGATACCTGCTAATCAATTTGTTTTTTGCACTTGTGCTCACTTTTAGGGCAATAGTTACTTTCTCCAGAGGAGGAGTAATTACGGGGCTGGTCATGATTGTTGTGCTTTTTGGAGCATTGTATACGATGGCCAATTTGCAGACCAAAATGAAATTGAATGTAGTGGTTATTCTGACTGTTCTGGCAGGAATCGGGGTTTGGGGCTATAGTTCCTTACAGACGAGCGGATTGATTGAGAAACGCTATGCCAATCAGGATGCAGCCGGACGTGAAAAGGAAGACCGATTGGGAGGAAGGGAACAAATTGCATCAACCGAACTGCAGATGTTTCTTGAAAATCCGATATTGGGAATAGGGGTTGGGAAAAACAAGGAATACCGGGAAGAAATTACAGGTATTCGTGCAGCATCACATAACGAACTGACCCGTATGCTGGCAGAACATGGCACTTTGGGTATTTTTTCAATACTGATTTTATTTTTTACACCACTGGTTTTGTATGTAGACAACAGGCATCATTTCTACCTGCTGTCGTTTTTTGTGTTTTGGTTCCTGACCATTAACCATGCTGCCATGCGACTCGTGGCTCCTGCTTTTATTTATTCGCTAACCTTACTCAAAGTATATTCTATTGAAAAACCTGCTGTACATAGGGAATAA
- a CDS encoding glycosyltransferase family 2 protein — translation MKFSLIICTYKRATPLRTLLESVQLQTVYPDEILVVDGSPDDFTKAVLEEKHFKGLSYFKVNEQARGLTRQRNFGINRLMQETEIVCFLDDDTVLEPTYFAEILSVYKLHPQALGVGGYITNETTWQQTPAGYKAKTNEFVYDGWKRKDGSRFVARKKLGLDSNVAPGFAPEYSHGRSIGFLPPSGKIYEVQQLMGGVSSFRKEVFDRLRFSTYFEGYGLYEDADFTLRLSNLGKLYINTNAKLAHYHDASGRPNKYAYGKMVVRNGWYVWRSKYPKPSGKAKLKWHSITLLLTLIRYGNVFTSSQKKQAFTEAVGRTVGWWSLLFSKPKQKLS, via the coding sequence ATGAAATTCTCGCTGATTATCTGTACTTATAAAAGAGCCACTCCTTTGCGGACTCTTTTGGAATCCGTGCAGCTACAAACGGTGTACCCTGATGAGATTTTGGTTGTGGACGGCAGTCCGGACGATTTTACAAAAGCAGTTTTAGAAGAAAAACATTTCAAAGGACTTTCTTATTTTAAAGTTAACGAACAAGCCCGCGGACTTACACGACAACGAAATTTCGGAATTAACAGGCTAATGCAGGAAACGGAAATTGTTTGTTTTTTAGACGATGATACCGTTTTGGAGCCTACTTATTTCGCAGAAATTCTATCGGTTTATAAACTACATCCTCAAGCTTTAGGCGTGGGTGGCTACATCACTAACGAAACAACATGGCAGCAAACTCCGGCTGGATATAAAGCGAAGACTAATGAATTTGTGTATGACGGCTGGAAACGCAAAGACGGCTCCCGTTTTGTAGCCCGAAAGAAATTAGGACTTGACAGCAATGTGGCGCCTGGTTTTGCTCCGGAATATTCTCATGGCAGAAGCATAGGCTTTTTGCCACCATCAGGAAAAATTTATGAAGTACAGCAACTAATGGGCGGTGTTTCCTCATTCAGAAAAGAGGTTTTTGACAGGCTTCGGTTTTCTACTTATTTTGAAGGTTATGGTTTATACGAAGATGCCGATTTTACATTACGACTTTCCAACCTAGGTAAATTATATATCAACACGAACGCCAAATTAGCGCATTATCACGATGCGTCAGGACGGCCAAATAAATATGCTTACGGAAAAATGGTAGTGCGTAACGGCTGGTATGTATGGAGGTCTAAATACCCGAAACCATCTGGTAAAGCCAAATTAAAATGGCATAGCATTACACTGTTGCTAACCCTAATCCGTTATGGCAACGTATTTACTTCCTCGCAAAAAAAGCAAGCCTTTACAGAAGCAGTAGGAAGAACGGTAGGCTGGTGGAGCCTGCTTTTTAGCAAACCTAAACAGAAACTGTCATGA
- a CDS encoding DUF4105 domain-containing protein, translating into MSRFRLLLLLLLLVFPLSKSFSQSAILSDSSKVSILTIGTANESHTLYGHTGLRVLDEQRGLDVVYNFGYFDFNTPYFLAKFVKGDLQYFVATNQYRDFEYNYREENRSIYEQELNLSKIQKQKLLDELNKNLYSDERFYTYKFIDKNCTTMVIDKVNDVLGGKIITTKKPVTVTYREILNPYLSSNFFQKLGVNIIFGPKTDKKAEVLFLPLELMDVLKTTVYNGRPLVTETKTIFEAKPVKTVSYWNNIYVFSALVLLVIVLKNNTVYLTYFTILGLLGLFLSSVGFYSLHEEVRWNYNVLLFNPSLLFLVYFFKKKNRKWISNLALFNLACIAVYLIVIFNKAQLLLFMPILITSTVILAKLARKNKKTKIAKA; encoded by the coding sequence ATGTCAAGATTCAGACTCTTACTTCTTTTGTTATTGCTGGTGTTTCCGCTATCTAAAAGCTTTTCACAAAGTGCCATATTATCCGATTCTTCAAAAGTAAGCATCCTGACCATTGGTACTGCCAACGAATCACACACTCTTTACGGACATACCGGCTTACGTGTTTTAGACGAACAGCGCGGATTGGATGTGGTTTATAATTTTGGCTATTTTGATTTCAATACGCCTTATTTTTTGGCCAAATTTGTAAAAGGCGACCTGCAATATTTTGTGGCAACCAACCAATATCGTGACTTTGAATATAACTACAGGGAAGAAAACCGTTCTATTTATGAGCAGGAACTCAATCTGAGCAAAATCCAGAAACAGAAATTGCTTGATGAGCTGAATAAGAATCTTTATTCTGACGAACGTTTTTATACTTATAAATTTATCGATAAGAACTGTACCACTATGGTTATTGACAAGGTAAATGATGTGCTTGGCGGAAAAATCATTACAACAAAAAAACCGGTGACAGTAACTTACAGAGAAATACTCAATCCTTATCTGAGCAGTAACTTTTTCCAGAAGCTAGGCGTTAATATCATTTTTGGACCAAAAACCGATAAAAAAGCTGAAGTATTATTTCTTCCGCTGGAATTAATGGATGTTTTGAAAACTACTGTTTATAATGGCAGACCTTTGGTTACAGAAACCAAGACCATTTTTGAAGCCAAGCCTGTAAAGACAGTTTCCTACTGGAATAATATCTACGTTTTTTCAGCTTTGGTACTTTTGGTAATCGTATTAAAAAACAATACCGTTTATCTTACTTACTTTACTATTTTAGGATTATTAGGTTTATTCCTTTCATCAGTAGGTTTTTATTCGCTACACGAAGAAGTCCGTTGGAATTATAATGTACTTTTGTTTAATCCGTCGTTGCTGTTTTTGGTTTACTTTTTCAAAAAGAAAAACCGCAAGTGGATATCCAATCTTGCCCTGTTCAATCTAGCCTGTATTGCTGTTTATCTGATTGTTATTTTCAATAAGGCACAACTGCTGTTATTTATGCCTATATTGATTACTTCTACGGTAATTCTTGCGAAACTTGCCAGAAAAAACAAAAAGACAAAAATTGCTAAAGCTTAG
- a CDS encoding glycosyltransferase: MRVLQLIDSLEAGGAERMAVNYANGLANRIAFSALAVTRKQGILKEQLDKAVLYTFLERKRTIDFKAVSRLKRFVKDNSIDIIHAHGTSYFIAAMLKIAYPKIKIVWHDHHGGRSTQKGYKNAVLKMASRFFDTVMVVNQELKAWAERNLAVAKVTYLPNFAVRDKVEEKQTTLKGTDGKRIVCLSNLRYPKNHALLLEAFRDSGLHKKEWSLHLIGKDSQDDYSSFLKRFISDNRLDDSIFIYGSCSDISNVLEQGTIGVLASVFEGFPVTLLEYGMAGLAVVSTNVGYCGEIIQNEKTGLSFTPSDVEMLTAQLKRMTDDEQLRKSVSEALKTTIRESYSEEIVMNALILQYQNILNAKQK; the protein is encoded by the coding sequence ATGAGAGTCCTGCAACTAATCGATTCGTTAGAAGCCGGTGGGGCCGAACGTATGGCGGTTAACTATGCCAATGGTCTCGCCAACAGGATAGCATTTTCGGCACTTGCCGTTACACGCAAGCAAGGCATTTTGAAAGAACAGTTAGATAAAGCTGTTTTGTATACTTTTTTGGAAAGGAAACGGACTATTGATTTCAAGGCTGTTTCCAGATTAAAACGCTTTGTGAAAGATAATAGTATAGACATCATACATGCTCATGGCACTTCCTATTTTATAGCAGCAATGCTCAAGATAGCCTATCCGAAAATAAAAATTGTATGGCACGACCACCACGGCGGAAGAAGTACTCAAAAAGGATATAAGAATGCTGTTTTGAAAATGGCTTCCCGCTTTTTTGATACTGTAATGGTCGTGAATCAGGAATTAAAAGCCTGGGCCGAACGTAATCTGGCAGTGGCTAAAGTAACATATCTTCCAAATTTTGCTGTGCGTGACAAGGTTGAGGAAAAGCAAACCACATTAAAAGGAACTGACGGTAAGAGAATCGTCTGCCTGTCAAATCTTAGATATCCAAAAAACCATGCTTTGCTTTTGGAAGCTTTTCGGGATTCCGGACTCCATAAAAAAGAATGGTCCCTGCATCTTATTGGTAAAGATTCTCAGGATGACTATTCTTCATTTTTGAAACGTTTTATAAGCGACAATCGTCTCGACGATAGTATTTTTATTTACGGCAGCTGTTCGGATATCAGCAATGTATTGGAACAGGGAACTATAGGCGTCCTGGCCTCTGTCTTTGAAGGTTTTCCTGTGACATTACTGGAATATGGAATGGCAGGTTTGGCAGTAGTTTCTACTAATGTTGGTTATTGTGGCGAAATCATACAAAACGAAAAAACAGGACTTTCTTTTACTCCATCAGATGTGGAAATGCTGACTGCACAACTGAAACGAATGACAGACGACGAACAGTTGAGAAAATCCGTGTCAGAAGCCTTAAAAACAACAATAAGAGAAAGCTATTCTGAAGAAATTGTGATGAATGCCTTAATATTGCAATATCAAAACATTTTAAATGCAAAACAAAAGTAG
- a CDS encoding glycosyltransferase family 4 protein gives MKFAIITHVPHIKENSKLYAYAPYVREMNLWIENVDEVLLVAPTADLQPNAIHLSYEKEVRFMEIPGFNAIGLKAKISALFKMPKLIAVIYRAMREADHIHLRCPGNVGLLGCFVQILFPKKPKTAKYAGNWDSESQQPFSYKFQRWILSNTFLTRNMQVLVYGNWPNQTKNIRPFFTATYSEQDKKDVSSRTLDGKIKLLFVGTLAQGKRPLYAIQLAENLINKGFDIQLELFGDGPERDKLQEYIIKNNLQNPVLLKGNQTKESLQQAYEESHFLMLPSKSEGWPKVVAEAMFWGCVPVSGRVSCVPDMLDYGTRGVLLEMNLEQDSENIAALLKAPEEYKNKAEKAMLWSRRYTLDYFESEIKSFLKNK, from the coding sequence ATGAAGTTTGCCATCATCACCCACGTACCGCACATAAAAGAAAATAGCAAGCTTTATGCCTATGCGCCCTATGTGCGGGAAATGAATCTGTGGATAGAGAATGTAGATGAAGTACTTTTGGTGGCCCCAACAGCAGATTTACAGCCAAATGCTATTCACTTGTCCTATGAAAAAGAAGTCCGGTTTATGGAAATTCCGGGTTTTAATGCCATTGGGTTGAAGGCGAAAATTTCAGCTTTGTTTAAAATGCCCAAACTGATAGCCGTTATTTATAGAGCGATGCGTGAAGCCGACCATATCCATCTTCGATGTCCGGGCAATGTAGGCTTGTTGGGTTGTTTTGTACAGATTCTTTTTCCAAAGAAACCCAAGACTGCAAAATACGCCGGCAATTGGGATTCTGAATCACAACAGCCGTTTAGCTATAAATTCCAACGATGGATTTTAAGCAATACATTTCTGACCAGAAACATGCAGGTATTGGTGTATGGAAACTGGCCCAATCAGACAAAAAATATCCGACCTTTTTTTACGGCTACTTATAGTGAACAGGATAAAAAAGACGTATCATCACGGACTTTAGATGGAAAAATAAAATTACTTTTTGTCGGAACATTGGCACAGGGAAAAAGGCCCCTTTATGCCATACAACTGGCAGAAAATTTAATCAATAAAGGATTTGATATACAACTGGAACTTTTTGGAGATGGTCCGGAAAGAGATAAATTACAGGAATACATCATTAAAAATAATCTTCAAAACCCGGTTTTGCTGAAAGGCAACCAAACCAAAGAAAGTTTACAACAGGCCTATGAAGAAAGTCATTTTTTAATGTTACCTTCCAAAAGTGAAGGCTGGCCAAAAGTAGTGGCAGAAGCTATGTTCTGGGGTTGCGTTCCGGTTTCTGGCCGGGTTTCCTGCGTTCCGGATATGCTCGATTATGGCACAAGAGGAGTATTATTGGAAATGAATTTGGAACAGGATAGTGAAAATATAGCTGCTTTACTAAAAGCGCCGGAAGAATATAAAAACAAAGCCGAAAAAGCGATGCTTTGGTCCAGAAGATATACGTTGGATTATTTTGAAAGTGAAATTAAAAGTTTTTTAAAAAATAAATGA
- a CDS encoding glycosyltransferase family 4 protein has translation MKNLLYIGNKLSQHGFSVTSIETLGPLLEGEGYTLFYASSKKNKALRLLDMVWSTLRLRNKIDYLLIDTYSTSNFWYALLVSQLARLLKIKYIPMLRGGDLPGRLSKNPALCAMIFNHAYKNIAPSGYLLEHFQKKGIQNMTYIPNTLDMSNYNFLKREIIQPKLLWVRSFAAIYNPFMAVEVFREIKKQFPEASLCMVGPEKDGMLAKTKELALKYNLDVNFTGKLSKTDWIRLSENYNIFINTTHFDNTPVSVMEAMALGLPVVSTNVGGIPFLLDDKKTALLVDDGNTEAMIKAVKKITENKNLAEDLAQNSRAKAESFDWQQVKSLWNKILC, from the coding sequence TTGAAAAACCTGCTGTACATAGGGAATAAATTATCACAACATGGTTTTTCGGTGACTTCAATCGAAACTTTGGGACCGCTTTTGGAAGGTGAGGGCTATACGCTTTTTTATGCTTCTTCCAAAAAGAATAAGGCATTACGGCTGCTCGATATGGTATGGAGCACACTACGGTTAAGGAATAAAATTGATTATCTGCTCATCGATACCTACAGTACCTCCAATTTTTGGTATGCTTTGTTGGTCAGTCAGTTGGCTCGATTATTAAAGATAAAGTATATTCCGATGTTGCGGGGTGGTGACTTGCCGGGCAGGCTATCCAAAAATCCGGCATTATGTGCTATGATTTTTAATCATGCCTATAAAAATATTGCTCCTTCGGGCTATCTTTTGGAACATTTCCAGAAAAAAGGCATTCAAAACATGACCTATATTCCCAATACGCTCGATATGAGCAATTATAATTTTCTGAAACGGGAAATAATACAGCCCAAACTTTTATGGGTAAGGTCATTTGCAGCCATTTATAATCCGTTTATGGCTGTTGAGGTATTCCGTGAAATTAAAAAACAATTTCCTGAAGCATCGCTCTGCATGGTTGGGCCTGAAAAAGATGGAATGCTGGCAAAAACCAAAGAATTGGCATTGAAATATAACCTGGACGTGAATTTCACAGGGAAACTTTCCAAAACCGATTGGATTCGTTTATCTGAGAATTACAATATTTTTATCAATACTACCCATTTTGACAATACACCGGTGAGTGTAATGGAAGCCATGGCTTTAGGTTTGCCTGTGGTGAGTACAAACGTTGGAGGAATTCCTTTTCTGTTGGATGACAAAAAAACAGCTCTTTTAGTAGATGACGGAAATACGGAAGCCATGATTAAAGCCGTAAAAAAGATAACTGAAAATAAGAACCTTGCAGAAGATTTGGCGCAAAACTCCAGAGCAAAAGCCGAAAGTTTTGACTGGCAGCAGGTGAAGTCACTATGGAATAAAATTTTGTGTTAG